One bacterium DNA segment encodes these proteins:
- the cdaA gene encoding diadenylate cyclase CdaA has protein sequence MLKYLGQLMSDLVEFFDSRFDPFRDTLDILLVAGGIYWLLLLIRGTRAIQILVGLIVLIALTLVSQLLELAALGLILERLLEPAVVIIVILFQNDIRRALARVGRGIFPSFSNAQEIQVVEEIVRAAGSLSQRRHGALIVLERESNLGDLIEAGVPVDAALSKELLSSIFQPSSPMHDGAVVIQEGRVASAGCILPLTLRTDLPEGLGTRHRAAVGITEETDALVVVVSEETSSISVVLGGEMLRGLDAPRLRVVLRDVLGGERKELPDAGEVIGGLEVAEEPGSGQATAS, from the coding sequence TTGCTCAAATACCTGGGGCAGCTCATGTCGGATCTGGTGGAGTTCTTCGACTCCCGGTTCGACCCATTCCGCGACACGCTCGACATCCTGCTCGTCGCCGGGGGCATCTACTGGCTGCTCCTGCTGATCCGAGGCACGCGGGCCATCCAGATCCTGGTGGGCCTGATCGTGTTGATCGCGCTCACTCTGGTGTCCCAGCTGCTCGAGCTCGCCGCCCTCGGTCTGATCCTCGAGCGCCTGCTCGAGCCCGCGGTCGTGATCATCGTGATCCTCTTCCAGAACGACATCCGGCGCGCGCTCGCCCGGGTGGGGCGCGGGATCTTCCCGTCGTTCTCGAACGCCCAGGAGATCCAGGTCGTCGAGGAGATCGTGCGGGCAGCGGGCTCGCTCTCCCAGCGCCGTCATGGGGCGCTGATCGTCCTCGAGCGCGAGAGCAACCTCGGGGATCTGATCGAAGCCGGGGTTCCCGTCGATGCGGCGCTCTCGAAGGAGCTGCTCTCGAGCATCTTCCAGCCGTCGTCGCCGATGCACGACGGCGCGGTCGTGATCCAGGAGGGCCGCGTCGCGAGCGCCGGCTGCATCCTGCCCCTCACGCTCCGGACCGACCTGCCGGAAGGGCTCGGCACCCGTCACCGCGCCGCGGTCGGCATCACCGAAGAGACCGACGCCCTCGTCGTCGTCGTGTCCGAGGAGACGTCGAGCATCTCCGTCGTCCTCGGCGGCGAGATGCTGCGGGGCCTCGACGCGCCGCGCCTCCGGGTCGTCCTGCGCGACGTCCTCGGCGGCGAACGCAAGGAGCTGCCGGACGCCGGCGAAGTCATCGGCGGCCTCGAGGTGGCCGAGGAGCCCGGCTCCGGACAGGCGACCGCGAGCTAG
- the ftsH gene encoding ATP-dependent zinc metalloprotease FtsH, whose translation MNQQFYKNLALWVVILVVMLLLFTTLKTNESPVPKIAFSEFMEQVETNQVEAVVIEEGNIEGKFTDGRKFTSYAPPTSIDGDFLENLNGRNIEVDVKPRDEGGFWRQILIMWFPLVLFIGLWIFFIRQMQSGGGKAMSFGKSKARLLTENQHQVTFKDVAGIEESKTELEEIIEFLREPKKFTRLGGRIPKGVLLVGPPGTGKTLLARAVAGEAGVPFFSISGSDFVEMFVGVGASRVRDLFLQGKKQAPCIIFIDEIDAVGRHRGAGMGGGHDEREQTLNQLLVEMDGFESNEGVIMIAAPKRPDVLDPALLRPGRFDRRVVVPRPDLKGRLEILKIHTRRVPLADDVDLELQARGTPGFVGADLQNLVNEAALLAARRNASRVAHEDFENAKDKVLMGTERRSMIMSDEDKRITAYHEAGHALVALLTPDDSDPVHKVTIIPRGMALGLTQTLPVEDRLNYTESEIYAVIRYAMGGRAAEDIVFDHFSTGASNDLQQATNWARRMVTEYGMSKELGPVSYAGEGGDVFLGRDFATRKDYSEQKAREIDDEVSGILGAKYDEAKQLLLDNRALLDGVAEALLERETLEGPQLQALLKGEPLPDLSAEASNGRAEPATGTRDDDIPDGNAGGNIPDPEPMPS comes from the coding sequence GTGAATCAGCAGTTCTACAAGAACCTGGCCCTCTGGGTCGTGATCCTCGTGGTCATGCTCCTTCTCTTCACGACGTTGAAGACGAACGAGAGCCCGGTTCCGAAGATCGCCTTCAGCGAGTTCATGGAGCAGGTCGAGACCAACCAGGTCGAGGCCGTCGTGATCGAGGAAGGCAACATCGAGGGCAAGTTCACCGACGGCCGCAAGTTCACGAGCTATGCGCCGCCGACCTCGATCGACGGAGACTTCCTCGAGAACCTGAACGGCCGCAACATCGAGGTCGACGTCAAGCCGCGGGACGAGGGCGGCTTCTGGCGTCAGATCCTGATCATGTGGTTCCCGCTCGTCCTCTTCATCGGTCTCTGGATCTTCTTCATCCGCCAGATGCAGAGCGGCGGCGGGAAGGCGATGAGCTTCGGCAAGTCGAAGGCACGCCTGCTGACCGAGAACCAGCACCAGGTGACGTTCAAGGACGTGGCGGGGATCGAAGAGTCGAAGACCGAGCTCGAAGAGATCATCGAGTTCCTCCGCGAGCCCAAGAAGTTCACGCGTCTCGGCGGCCGCATTCCGAAGGGTGTGCTGCTGGTGGGGCCGCCCGGCACGGGCAAGACGCTCCTCGCCCGCGCCGTGGCCGGTGAGGCCGGCGTTCCCTTCTTCTCGATCTCGGGCTCCGACTTCGTCGAGATGTTCGTCGGCGTCGGCGCGAGCCGCGTCCGCGACCTCTTCCTGCAGGGCAAGAAGCAGGCGCCGTGCATCATCTTCATCGACGAGATCGACGCCGTCGGCCGCCACCGCGGCGCCGGCATGGGCGGTGGTCACGACGAGCGCGAGCAGACGCTGAACCAGCTCCTCGTCGAGATGGACGGATTCGAGTCCAACGAGGGCGTGATCATGATCGCGGCCCCCAAGCGGCCCGACGTGCTCGACCCCGCGCTCCTCCGCCCCGGTCGTTTCGATCGCCGCGTGGTCGTGCCGCGACCGGATCTCAAGGGCCGGCTCGAGATCCTCAAGATCCACACCCGCCGCGTTCCGCTCGCCGACGACGTCGACCTCGAGCTCCAGGCGCGGGGTACGCCTGGCTTCGTCGGTGCGGACCTGCAGAACCTGGTGAACGAGGCCGCGCTCCTCGCGGCGCGCCGCAACGCGAGCCGCGTGGCGCACGAGGATTTCGAGAACGCGAAGGACAAGGTCCTGATGGGGACCGAACGACGCAGTATGATCATGTCCGACGAGGACAAGCGGATCACGGCCTACCACGAGGCTGGGCACGCTCTGGTCGCGCTGCTCACGCCCGACGACTCGGACCCGGTCCACAAGGTCACGATCATTCCCCGCGGCATGGCCCTCGGACTCACGCAGACGCTCCCCGTCGAGGACCGGCTGAACTACACCGAGTCCGAGATCTACGCGGTCATCCGCTACGCGATGGGCGGGCGCGCCGCCGAGGACATCGTCTTCGACCACTTCTCGACCGGCGCCTCGAACGATCTGCAGCAGGCGACCAACTGGGCGCGGCGCATGGTCACCGAGTACGGCATGAGCAAGGAGCTCGGTCCGGTCTCGTACGCGGGGGAGGGGGGCGACGTCTTCCTCGGCCGCGACTTCGCGACCCGTAAGGACTACTCGGAGCAGAAGGCTCGCGAGATCGATGACGAGGTCTCGGGGATCCTCGGCGCGAAGTACGACGAGGCGAAGCAGCTGTTGCTCGACAACCGCGCGCTGCTCGACGGCGTCGCCGAGGCGCTGCTCGAGCGGGAGACCCTGGAAGGGCCGCAGCTGCAGGCGCTCCTCAAGGGCGAGCCGCTTCCGGACCTGAGCGCCGAAGCATCCAACGGCCGGGCGGAGCCCGCGACGGGGACGCGGGACGACGATATTCCCGACGGGAACGCCGGGGGCAACATTCCAGACCCGGAGCCGATGCCCAGCTGA